In a single window of the Hoyosella subflava DQS3-9A1 genome:
- a CDS encoding CsbD family protein: MGIGDKISNKAQELAGKAKESAGAAKNDDELKSEGKADQAESSVKKGAEKAKDKANEVADKATGN; the protein is encoded by the coding sequence ATGGGTATCGGCGACAAGATCAGCAACAAGGCTCAGGAACTCGCTGGCAAGGCGAAGGAATCGGCCGGGGCTGCGAAGAACGATGACGAGCTGAAGTCCGAAGGCAAGGCCGATCAGGCCGAATCCTCAGTCAAGAAGGGCGCCGAGAAGGCCAAGGACAAGGCGAACGAAGTCGCCGACAAGGCGACCGGAAACTAA
- a CDS encoding pyrimidine reductase family protein, translated as MQYLKCATDFTATCDDAELRQIYRYPESSWLRVNFVSSIDGAVTSGGLSGALSSGTDKHLFGLLRELADVVVVGAGTVRAENYGGVALSDDARQRRLEAGQSAVPQIAVVSASANLDPHSRLFTDTAVPPLIFTSENAPHGAIAALRAAGAEVNEIRLDPTGTLDSHEILRILRSQNRGKVLCEGGPSLLGALLAADLVDDLCLSITPVLTAGSSGRIATGELPQQRRMRLAHTLSGDDGTVFTRWVRSRESPGQ; from the coding sequence GTGCAGTACCTCAAATGTGCGACAGATTTCACAGCTACCTGCGACGATGCCGAGCTCCGCCAAATCTACCGCTACCCCGAATCTTCATGGCTCCGAGTGAACTTCGTTTCGAGTATCGACGGAGCTGTCACCTCAGGCGGTTTGTCTGGGGCGCTCTCCAGCGGAACGGACAAGCACCTGTTCGGTCTGCTGCGGGAACTCGCCGACGTCGTCGTTGTAGGCGCGGGAACGGTTCGGGCGGAAAACTACGGGGGCGTTGCCCTCAGTGACGATGCTCGGCAGCGACGACTCGAGGCTGGGCAGTCAGCTGTCCCGCAAATCGCAGTCGTGAGCGCAAGCGCGAACCTTGACCCGCACTCACGGCTCTTCACTGACACTGCTGTCCCGCCGCTGATTTTCACCAGTGAGAACGCGCCACACGGCGCCATCGCAGCGCTGCGCGCGGCGGGGGCCGAGGTGAACGAAATCAGACTTGACCCGACCGGCACCCTCGATAGCCATGAGATCCTCCGGATTCTCCGTTCTCAGAACCGTGGAAAGGTCTTATGCGAGGGCGGACCCAGCCTGCTGGGCGCGCTGCTGGCCGCAGACCTCGTAGATGATCTCTGTTTGAGCATCACCCCTGTGCTCACGGCCGGGAGCAGCGGCAGGATCGCAACTGGTGAACTGCCACAGCAGCGGAGAATGCGACTCGCGCATACGCTGTCAGGGGATGACGGAACGGTGTTCACGCGCTGGGTCCGATCCCGGGAGTCGCCAGGCCAGTGA
- a CDS encoding alpha/beta hydrolase — MLALLLGACLFASACGAVPSNRPDVAIDYGPPPAGTRDDPIDGTPPELEAPQTAMRWQDCTATVLAHYNLDIDLPGVTLECVSFAVPSDPDGQVAEWLNIGLTRARLAETPEDVAPLVLTTGASQPASRALATMVETSGAILAERPIVAVDRRGTGLSDRVSCFTRALEEQQIDLGAGTPGRDPVDAAATVGRDSTLACTDHIEPLETLFTATNAAHDLDALRDFWGVDTLAVAGVGNGAVVALAYAALFPSGVSRLVIDSAPAVAESGPSMPGADSLAVAAQQAEGAEAALGTFGSYCQSIDCPLGPDPLGEIRSLLERAATGEAGPLTPGAVVTAILGSLGESSEPPNDRMERLAQELAAARGGTADGLIQLSYDMHSIMGDDGQFIGQCSDATTRAVPENIRELLDGWRSDYPHVGEVLALRQLLCAAWPAIDPVELPDELSAPTLLAEGENDPWSGRGTSADLRGSLLASGAPTFRLGWQGMGHGVLLHSQCGAQLIAAMITNGRVPEDNTCPA; from the coding sequence GTGCTCGCCCTGTTGTTGGGGGCCTGCTTGTTCGCCTCGGCCTGTGGGGCGGTTCCCTCGAACAGACCTGACGTCGCAATTGATTACGGCCCTCCGCCAGCTGGGACGCGCGACGACCCGATTGACGGAACACCGCCGGAACTGGAAGCGCCCCAGACTGCGATGCGCTGGCAGGACTGCACGGCGACGGTTCTGGCGCACTACAACCTCGACATCGACCTGCCCGGTGTCACTCTCGAATGCGTGTCCTTCGCGGTACCTTCAGATCCGGACGGGCAGGTAGCGGAATGGCTGAACATCGGGCTGACACGGGCGCGATTAGCTGAAACTCCTGAGGACGTAGCGCCGCTAGTTCTGACGACGGGTGCCTCACAGCCCGCCTCCCGTGCGCTCGCGACGATGGTGGAGACGAGCGGTGCGATCCTCGCTGAACGGCCCATTGTCGCGGTAGACAGGCGGGGAACTGGCCTTTCAGATCGCGTCAGCTGTTTCACCCGCGCTCTGGAGGAGCAGCAGATCGACCTCGGTGCGGGCACGCCCGGCCGCGACCCTGTTGACGCTGCCGCAACTGTGGGGCGGGACTCGACGTTAGCGTGCACCGACCACATCGAACCTCTGGAAACCCTCTTCACCGCGACCAACGCGGCCCATGACCTGGATGCTTTGCGTGATTTCTGGGGTGTCGACACGCTGGCAGTCGCGGGAGTGGGAAATGGCGCCGTGGTGGCGCTGGCGTATGCTGCGCTGTTCCCGAGTGGCGTCTCGCGGCTGGTCATCGACTCGGCACCAGCGGTGGCCGAATCGGGTCCTTCGATGCCGGGTGCTGACTCACTCGCTGTTGCGGCCCAGCAAGCGGAAGGGGCAGAAGCTGCCTTAGGGACGTTCGGTTCGTACTGCCAATCCATCGATTGTCCGCTGGGGCCAGACCCCCTCGGCGAGATTCGCAGCCTCCTCGAGCGAGCCGCAACCGGCGAGGCAGGACCGCTGACACCGGGGGCCGTCGTCACCGCGATACTCGGATCTCTCGGCGAAAGCAGCGAGCCCCCAAACGACCGGATGGAGCGGCTCGCCCAGGAACTTGCCGCGGCCCGCGGGGGCACAGCTGATGGGCTGATTCAGCTCAGCTACGACATGCACTCGATCATGGGTGATGATGGTCAGTTCATCGGCCAATGCAGCGACGCGACCACACGTGCGGTCCCCGAGAACATCCGCGAACTTCTCGACGGCTGGCGCAGTGACTATCCCCACGTTGGCGAGGTTCTCGCGTTGCGGCAGTTGCTCTGTGCAGCGTGGCCCGCGATCGACCCGGTAGAACTCCCGGACGAACTGTCCGCGCCCACCCTCTTGGCGGAAGGGGAAAACGACCCTTGGTCTGGGCGTGGAACAAGCGCTGATCTGCGAGGATCACTGCTGGCAAGCGGCGCCCCAACCTTCCGGCTCGGCTGGCAGGGCATGGGGCACGGCGTACTTCTCCACTCCCAGTGCGGCGCTCAGCTCATCGCAGCGATGATCACCAACGGCCGGGTGCCCGAGGACAATACCTGCCCGGCGTAA
- the hemE gene encoding uroporphyrinogen decarboxylase: MSATSHSNLAYPHRRVLTDAPFLAAVDGRQPTHRPVWFMRQAGRSLPEYRELRAGIGMLESCFRPDLVCEITMQPVRRHNVDAAILFSDIVVPLKAAGVDLDIVAGRGPVVAEPIRSSADVARLPRLQPDEVAAVAEAVALLTGELGDVPLIGFAGAPFTLASYLVEGGPSRHHAQTKALMHSAPDVWHQLLGKLTDIAIVFLKTQAQAGVDAVQLFDSWAGALSLAEYREFVLPHSTRIFDELEEAGVPRIHFGLGTGELLGAMGEAGADVVGVDFRIPLHEAARRVGKGKALQGNLDPALLFAGWDAIEREVRRIVREADAAVGIGARGHIFNLGHGVLPETDPTVLTRVVELVHSL; this comes from the coding sequence ATGAGCGCCACATCGCATAGTAATCTCGCCTACCCCCATCGTCGGGTTCTGACCGACGCGCCTTTCCTCGCTGCCGTCGACGGGCGTCAGCCCACGCACCGTCCAGTGTGGTTTATGCGGCAAGCGGGCCGATCGCTACCCGAGTACCGTGAACTCCGGGCCGGTATCGGTATGCTCGAATCGTGTTTTCGCCCGGATCTGGTCTGTGAAATCACGATGCAGCCGGTACGCCGCCACAACGTCGATGCGGCGATCTTATTCTCTGACATCGTCGTGCCGCTGAAGGCCGCCGGAGTTGACCTCGACATCGTTGCGGGTCGGGGTCCAGTTGTCGCGGAGCCCATACGTTCCAGTGCGGATGTCGCGCGGCTTCCGCGGTTGCAGCCTGATGAAGTCGCGGCAGTCGCGGAGGCGGTAGCGCTGCTCACGGGCGAATTGGGCGACGTCCCGTTAATCGGGTTCGCGGGAGCGCCCTTCACGCTCGCTTCCTACCTGGTCGAGGGTGGGCCGAGCCGCCACCACGCTCAGACGAAAGCGCTGATGCACAGTGCGCCCGATGTGTGGCATCAGCTGCTGGGAAAGCTCACGGATATCGCAATCGTGTTCTTGAAGACGCAGGCGCAGGCCGGGGTAGATGCGGTGCAGCTTTTTGACTCCTGGGCGGGAGCACTGTCGCTCGCTGAGTACCGCGAATTCGTGCTGCCGCACTCGACCCGCATCTTCGACGAGCTCGAGGAAGCTGGCGTGCCGAGAATCCATTTCGGTTTGGGCACCGGTGAGCTCCTCGGCGCGATGGGCGAGGCGGGGGCCGACGTCGTCGGTGTCGATTTCCGCATCCCACTGCACGAGGCTGCGCGCCGAGTAGGCAAGGGCAAGGCTCTGCAGGGCAACCTCGACCCCGCGCTGCTCTTCGCAGGCTGGGACGCGATCGAGCGGGAAGTGCGGCGTATCGTCCGGGAAGCTGACGCCGCGGTGGGAATCGGAGCGCGCGGGCACATCTTCAATCTCGGGCATGGAGTGTTGCCGGAAACTGACCCGACGGTGCTCACTCGCGTTGTGGAGCTCGTTCACTCGCTGTGA
- a CDS encoding TIGR02611 family protein, translating into MSSATGPELATQPTDTPRHRPLLAGALSVRSFIKSHPLSALAYRILIGVLGAVVVIVGIILIPYPGPGWLIVFTGLGILSTEFAWARRVLGYGLARYHALRGWYSRQHLLIRILGALVTVAVTVVTLWFFGVLGLFAEWFGIDWPWLEGVLM; encoded by the coding sequence ATGAGTAGCGCAACCGGCCCTGAACTGGCGACTCAACCAACCGATACGCCCCGTCATCGTCCCTTGCTTGCGGGTGCTCTGTCGGTGCGATCGTTTATCAAAAGCCACCCTCTTTCGGCACTCGCCTACCGCATACTCATCGGCGTTCTGGGCGCGGTGGTAGTGATCGTCGGGATCATTCTGATTCCGTACCCGGGACCAGGCTGGCTCATCGTCTTCACGGGATTAGGTATCCTTTCCACGGAGTTCGCCTGGGCCCGGCGTGTCCTCGGATATGGTCTGGCCCGATATCACGCGCTACGCGGGTGGTATTCGCGCCAGCATCTGCTGATCCGCATCCTGGGCGCTCTTGTCACGGTCGCCGTCACGGTGGTGACGCTGTGGTTCTTCGGAGTGCTCGGACTATTTGCCGAGTGGTTCGGTATCGACTGGCCGTGGCTCGAAGGTGTTTTGATGTAA
- a CDS encoding glycosyltransferase family 87 protein: MFPSQLKSRSPLSTADIISMVMWPLAVMTVIHRTVILAFNGAVTNDFLPIYTAAVNFINYTDVYLGNFNWTDPHYLYPPSGTLMIAPLGYLDYDLARRLYIVINAIGILVAAYYLLKMFGYGLKSVAMPITIFAMFSTETVSNTLIYTNINGLIFLAQILFLKFLLERRLWWAGVPMGLTIAIKPILAPLLIFPFIKKQWQPFVASLGIPLVLTAIAWPLSKDPGRFVRETVPYLAESRDYFNSAISGNAVYYGLPDWMVLGLRGLFAVITLTSLWLLYRYYRDDELFFLCTASGVILTAQFLLGSLGQMYYSMLIFPLLMTVVMKRSVMRNWPAWLAAYGFLTFDMWYSVPWRQTGEALQFLRTTLGWSLLLIVVCTVLVNRYLDARKAGTLDQGLDPPYIRDDVEYAGVPTKYRTPPAP, translated from the coding sequence GTGTTTCCCTCACAGTTGAAGTCAAGGTCGCCTTTGAGCACGGCGGACATCATCAGCATGGTGATGTGGCCGCTCGCCGTGATGACGGTCATTCACCGCACTGTCATCCTCGCGTTCAACGGCGCAGTGACCAACGACTTTCTGCCGATCTACACGGCAGCTGTCAACTTCATCAACTACACCGATGTCTACCTCGGCAACTTCAACTGGACAGACCCGCACTATCTCTACCCGCCCAGCGGCACCCTGATGATCGCTCCGCTCGGTTATCTCGACTACGATCTTGCGCGGCGCCTGTACATCGTGATCAATGCCATCGGGATTTTGGTCGCCGCATACTACCTGCTGAAGATGTTCGGCTACGGCCTGAAGTCCGTCGCGATGCCCATCACGATCTTCGCGATGTTCTCCACCGAGACGGTATCTAACACGCTCATTTACACGAACATCAACGGGCTAATCTTCCTCGCACAGATTCTGTTTCTCAAGTTCCTCCTCGAGCGCCGCTTGTGGTGGGCGGGGGTGCCGATGGGGCTAACGATCGCGATAAAACCGATCTTGGCGCCGCTGCTGATCTTCCCTTTCATCAAGAAACAGTGGCAGCCATTTGTGGCGTCCCTCGGGATTCCGCTGGTGCTGACAGCCATCGCCTGGCCGTTGTCCAAAGATCCAGGGCGATTTGTGCGCGAAACCGTCCCCTACCTTGCCGAATCAAGGGACTACTTCAACAGTGCAATCTCCGGCAACGCGGTCTACTACGGCTTGCCTGACTGGATGGTCCTCGGACTTCGCGGACTCTTCGCGGTCATCACCCTGACGTCGCTCTGGCTGCTCTACCGCTACTACCGCGACGATGAACTCTTCTTCCTGTGCACAGCGTCGGGCGTGATCCTTACCGCCCAGTTCCTGCTCGGGTCGCTCGGCCAGATGTACTACTCGATGCTGATCTTCCCACTGCTCATGACAGTGGTCATGAAGCGCTCGGTCATGCGGAACTGGCCCGCATGGCTCGCGGCGTACGGCTTCCTCACGTTCGACATGTGGTACTCGGTGCCGTGGCGCCAAACGGGTGAAGCGCTGCAGTTCCTCCGCACGACGCTCGGGTGGAGCCTCCTGCTGATTGTGGTCTGCACAGTGCTCGTGAACCGTTACCTCGATGCACGGAAAGCGGGCACTCTGGATCAGGGACTCGACCCGCCCTATATTCGCGATGACGTGGAGTACGCGGGCGTGCCCACGAAGTACCGGACACCGCCAGCCCCCTGA
- the hemQ gene encoding hydrogen peroxide-dependent heme synthase: MARLDYKALNDTIRYLMFSVFQVEPGILGDERDAAIKEFDAFVASLEERGIVVRGVYDVSGLRADADFMIWTHAEQVEDLQAAYQDFRRTTTLGRISAPVWSSVALHRPAEFNKSHVPAFLAGEDPGAYICVYPFVRSYEWYLLPDDERRKMLADHGKAARGYPDVRANTVSSFALGDYEWILAFEAPELHRIVDLMRDLRATEARLHVREEIPFFTGPRVDAANLIHALP, from the coding sequence ATGGCACGGCTTGATTACAAGGCACTCAACGATACGATCCGCTACCTCATGTTCTCCGTGTTCCAGGTTGAACCGGGAATTCTCGGTGACGAGCGGGACGCGGCGATCAAGGAGTTCGATGCGTTCGTCGCGTCGCTCGAAGAACGCGGAATCGTCGTGCGCGGCGTCTATGACGTTTCTGGGCTGCGGGCAGATGCGGACTTCATGATCTGGACGCACGCCGAACAGGTCGAGGACCTCCAGGCCGCTTACCAAGATTTTCGGCGTACCACAACACTGGGGCGTATAAGTGCGCCGGTGTGGAGTTCGGTGGCCTTGCATCGGCCCGCAGAATTCAACAAGAGCCACGTCCCTGCGTTCCTCGCCGGTGAAGATCCAGGCGCTTACATCTGCGTCTATCCCTTTGTTCGCTCGTATGAGTGGTATCTGCTTCCGGACGACGAGCGGCGCAAGATGCTCGCGGACCACGGCAAAGCTGCGCGCGGTTACCCTGACGTCCGCGCCAACACCGTCAGCTCGTTCGCGCTCGGTGACTATGAGTGGATTCTCGCCTTCGAAGCTCCAGAACTGCATCGCATTGTCGACCTGATGCGGGATCTCCGAGCGACTGAGGCGAGGCTCCACGTTCGCGAAGAGATTCCATTCTTCACCGGCCCGCGCGTGGATGCCGCTAACCTCATCCACGCATTGCCTTGA
- the msrB gene encoding peptide-methionine (R)-S-oxide reductase MsrB, translating to MSNEDLPAPKVQLTNSEWRQRLTAEEFVVLRQAGTERPFTGEYTDTKQPGVYECRACGAEIFRSTEKFESHCGWPSFFDPASSSAVILREDKSLGMRRVEVLCSTCHSHLGHVFEGEGYPTPTDQRYCINSISLRLVPADS from the coding sequence ATGAGTAATGAGGATTTACCCGCGCCGAAGGTTCAGCTCACAAATTCGGAGTGGCGTCAGCGCCTCACCGCGGAGGAGTTCGTCGTCTTGCGGCAGGCGGGTACGGAGCGACCGTTTACCGGTGAGTACACCGACACGAAGCAGCCAGGAGTGTACGAATGCCGTGCATGCGGGGCTGAGATCTTTCGCAGCACAGAGAAGTTCGAATCCCACTGCGGCTGGCCGTCGTTCTTCGACCCAGCGTCATCCTCTGCGGTGATCCTGAGGGAAGACAAGTCGCTTGGTATGCGCCGCGTCGAAGTGCTGTGCAGCACGTGCCACAGTCATCTCGGCCACGTATTCGAGGGCGAAGGCTACCCCACCCCCACCGACCAGCGTTACTGCATCAACTCGATCAGCCTGCGGCTGGTTCCTGCAGACAGCTGA
- the zapE gene encoding cell division protein ZapE, producing MTERLIDRKPVIPADQLVAQMVPPPMFNDVSFDSYIPDPKEPSQSEAVQTASEFASEVAKSKKGKRGLFGRKSKNTTGSGLYLDGGFGVGKTHLLASIYHAAPEPKAFGTFVELTHVVGVLGFMKAVDELASHSVLCIDEFELDDPGDTMLVSRLLTELSARGVSVAATSNTLPGQLGEGRFAAQDFLREIRKLASVFETVRVDGPDYRHRDLPPAPEPTDPADLEKRAAETPDATLDDFDELCEHLSKLHPSRYGKLVEGVSTVFLDNVGPADDQAVALRFVVLADRLYDSSIPVIVSGARLDEIFTEEMLAGGYRKKYLRATSRLLALSRFGAAANNNT from the coding sequence ATGACTGAGCGCCTGATTGACCGGAAACCGGTGATCCCCGCTGATCAACTGGTGGCTCAAATGGTGCCGCCGCCGATGTTCAACGACGTCAGTTTTGACTCGTACATTCCGGATCCCAAGGAACCATCTCAGTCTGAAGCAGTCCAGACCGCGAGCGAGTTCGCCAGCGAAGTGGCGAAAAGCAAAAAGGGCAAGCGAGGTCTGTTCGGGCGCAAATCGAAGAATACGACCGGCAGCGGCCTATATCTCGATGGCGGTTTCGGCGTCGGCAAAACACACTTGCTCGCATCGATCTACCACGCTGCCCCCGAACCGAAAGCCTTCGGCACGTTTGTGGAATTGACCCATGTCGTCGGCGTTCTCGGCTTCATGAAGGCGGTCGATGAACTGGCCAGCCACTCGGTGCTGTGCATCGACGAGTTTGAACTTGACGATCCCGGTGACACGATGCTGGTGTCGCGGCTTCTGACGGAGCTTTCGGCGCGCGGCGTCTCAGTCGCAGCGACCTCCAACACGCTGCCGGGCCAACTCGGCGAGGGCCGCTTCGCTGCGCAGGATTTCCTCAGAGAGATACGCAAGCTGGCGTCCGTGTTCGAGACGGTACGTGTTGACGGGCCTGACTATCGCCACCGCGACCTGCCGCCGGCCCCCGAACCTACGGATCCCGCTGACCTAGAGAAACGAGCGGCCGAAACGCCCGACGCCACCCTCGATGACTTCGACGAGCTGTGCGAGCACCTTAGCAAGCTGCATCCGTCCCGTTACGGCAAGCTCGTCGAGGGCGTTTCCACCGTATTCCTCGACAATGTCGGTCCTGCTGACGATCAGGCCGTCGCGCTTCGTTTCGTAGTGCTCGCAGACCGGTTGTATGACTCGAGCATCCCTGTGATCGTGTCGGGTGCACGGCTGGACGAGATCTTCACCGAGGAAATGCTCGCAGGCGGCTATCGCAAGAAGTACCTGCGTGCGACGTCACGTTTGCTTGCCCTGTCTCGTTTCGGTGCCGCAGCGAACAACAACACCTAA
- a CDS encoding TIGR00341 family protein, whose translation MSASALRTLDELHDRLDLHSGDIQAKRSAFWTMLALSGVIATAGVITDSTATVIGAMIIAPLSTPILGMALGVVTGSLRLIARSATVVALGALVVILIGLVGSAAMFDVPDIMQNSQISSRTSPRVMDLVAAIATGLAGSFAIARRDLGDVLPGVAIAISLVPPLAVAGVCFGSGDFLHGLGALLLFLSNVAALVTACVLVLAISGYTAAAQHDGAFRRGHAYLAVGAFLVVVAIPITVNTVTQIVVAKWVSDVRAAATIWIADTPRGHIENVDSNGARITVDVRSPDLPPPLEVLMSDLERTVPSWLEVTIVHTQGERIPE comes from the coding sequence ATGTCGGCGAGCGCACTTCGTACCCTGGATGAACTGCACGATCGACTCGATCTGCATTCAGGCGATATACAGGCCAAACGTTCTGCGTTCTGGACAATGCTTGCCCTCTCCGGGGTGATCGCAACCGCCGGTGTCATTACCGATTCAACCGCAACAGTAATCGGCGCAATGATCATCGCGCCGCTATCCACGCCCATCCTGGGGATGGCCCTCGGGGTTGTCACCGGCTCACTTCGACTGATAGCGCGGTCGGCCACGGTAGTGGCACTTGGCGCGCTTGTGGTCATTCTTATTGGTCTTGTCGGTTCTGCCGCGATGTTCGACGTCCCGGACATCATGCAAAACTCGCAGATTAGTTCGCGCACTTCGCCTCGCGTCATGGATCTTGTCGCTGCGATCGCGACTGGGCTCGCAGGGTCATTCGCCATTGCCCGGCGTGATCTCGGAGATGTCCTTCCGGGTGTGGCCATCGCCATCTCGCTAGTGCCTCCGCTCGCTGTGGCTGGAGTATGCTTCGGATCGGGGGATTTCCTTCATGGGCTTGGCGCACTGCTTCTTTTTCTCTCGAACGTTGCTGCCCTTGTCACCGCATGTGTCCTCGTTCTCGCGATCTCTGGTTACACCGCCGCGGCACAGCACGACGGCGCATTCCGGCGCGGACACGCGTATCTCGCGGTAGGAGCGTTCCTCGTTGTCGTTGCGATCCCCATTACCGTGAACACGGTGACTCAGATTGTTGTTGCGAAGTGGGTCTCGGACGTGCGGGCGGCCGCCACCATTTGGATAGCCGACACTCCTCGGGGCCATATTGAGAACGTGGACTCGAACGGTGCACGGATCACCGTCGATGTGCGAAGCCCTGATCTTCCGCCCCCGCTTGAGGTGCTGATGTCTGATCTCGAGCGGACGGTGCCATCGTGGCTCGAAGTGACGATCGTGCACACCCAGGGCGAACGCATTCCCGAATAA
- the hemG gene encoding protoporphyrinogen oxidase: protein MPVRHALVLGGGIAGLTAAYRLRQALGPAAAITVCEASESLGGKLRTLTIDDGPVDVGAEAFVQRRPEVLSLAKELGLGDELVTPSSVRPVIWADGSAHPLPPGAFMGIPASEASIKGLKGLVSAAAEGYAAGEAKRLFTWETGADWSLAQLVRERFGEEVVRKSVDPLIAGVYAGDSSTVGIRAAIPELARALDSGAASLTAAVRGAFKPATGSGPVFATFRNGYQTLLNALERAAGAEVRLSASARVLSRAGKRWRTDVASDADIVILALPAHALPGVISGHAPAAAAAAAEIRHASSAVVTFAFDDDSVLPEWSGVLVAGGEKLDAKAVTLTSRKWPHQGGRGLLRVSLGRFGDDPPVTALPDENLVRVARADLRVLTGIDVDPRLSTVQRWPDGLPQYEPGHQRRVQAIEEGVLQLPGIGVAGGYLHGVGVPACIASADAAVTKAIGDVAG from the coding sequence ATGCCAGTGCGTCACGCTCTCGTGCTCGGTGGTGGCATCGCAGGGCTCACCGCCGCCTATCGGCTGCGGCAGGCGTTGGGACCAGCTGCCGCCATCACTGTATGTGAGGCGTCGGAAAGCCTAGGGGGCAAGCTCCGAACCCTCACGATCGACGATGGCCCCGTCGACGTCGGCGCCGAAGCCTTCGTCCAGCGGCGCCCCGAGGTCCTCAGCCTTGCCAAGGAACTCGGGCTCGGTGACGAGCTGGTGACGCCGTCGAGCGTTCGTCCTGTGATTTGGGCGGACGGATCCGCGCATCCGTTGCCGCCAGGGGCATTCATGGGTATCCCGGCCTCGGAGGCCAGCATCAAGGGTTTGAAAGGCCTTGTCAGTGCGGCAGCTGAGGGTTACGCAGCAGGCGAAGCTAAGCGGCTCTTCACGTGGGAAACTGGCGCGGATTGGAGCCTCGCGCAGCTTGTTCGCGAGCGTTTCGGTGAGGAAGTCGTCCGTAAATCTGTCGACCCGCTTATTGCTGGTGTGTATGCCGGTGACTCAAGCACGGTGGGGATCCGCGCGGCGATTCCGGAACTCGCCCGGGCACTCGATTCAGGTGCGGCGAGTCTGACAGCAGCCGTCCGCGGCGCGTTCAAACCCGCTACGGGGAGTGGGCCGGTTTTCGCGACCTTCCGCAACGGCTACCAGACGCTGCTGAACGCGCTGGAGCGAGCGGCTGGTGCCGAAGTTCGGCTTTCTGCTTCGGCACGAGTGCTGAGCCGCGCGGGGAAACGCTGGAGGACAGACGTCGCGAGCGATGCGGATATCGTCATTCTGGCTTTGCCGGCGCACGCACTCCCAGGCGTCATATCCGGTCATGCGCCTGCCGCTGCGGCAGCTGCCGCGGAGATCAGACATGCGAGCAGCGCAGTCGTGACATTCGCATTCGATGACGACTCGGTGCTGCCTGAATGGTCGGGGGTGCTCGTTGCGGGCGGGGAGAAGCTCGATGCCAAGGCAGTCACGCTGACAAGTCGCAAGTGGCCGCATCAGGGCGGTCGCGGGCTGCTGCGGGTGTCGCTCGGGCGCTTTGGTGACGATCCGCCTGTCACGGCGCTCCCGGACGAGAACCTGGTCCGGGTCGCGCGTGCGGATCTGCGCGTACTAACTGGAATCGATGTGGATCCGCGGTTGTCGACGGTGCAGCGCTGGCCTGACGGCCTCCCGCAGTACGAGCCAGGCCATCAGCGCCGCGTGCAGGCTATCGAGGAAGGCGTTCTCCAGTTGCCGGGTATCGGGGTGGCGGGCGGCTACCTGCATGGCGTGGGTGTACCAGCGTGCATCGCCTCCGCGGACGCTGCCGTCACGAAAGCAATTGGCGACGTGGCAGGATAG
- a CDS encoding GNAT family N-acetyltransferase — protein MTDVASPAPADVIPADLEIERAAPSDAGELAYVAAVTFPLACPPHTTRADIATFITRNLSPARFSEYLHDVAVAVFVARERGEAIGYGLLREGLPPGESTYSLPEGRTIELSKLYVLPHHHGNGAATLLMRSAIEYARQTSAATLWLGVNQLNVRAQRFYQKSGFAKAGTKTFTVGGETEHDFIFALPLQITP, from the coding sequence ATGACGGACGTTGCTTCACCCGCGCCAGCCGACGTGATTCCAGCGGACCTGGAAATTGAGCGTGCAGCGCCTTCCGACGCCGGTGAACTCGCCTACGTCGCGGCAGTCACCTTCCCTCTGGCCTGCCCGCCCCACACGACCAGAGCGGACATCGCAACGTTCATCACACGTAACCTCTCCCCCGCGCGGTTCAGCGAGTACCTACACGACGTCGCGGTCGCGGTTTTTGTCGCGAGAGAGCGGGGCGAAGCTATCGGCTATGGGCTCTTGCGTGAAGGTCTGCCACCTGGCGAGAGTACCTACTCACTGCCGGAAGGGCGCACGATCGAACTCAGCAAGCTGTACGTCCTCCCCCACCACCACGGAAACGGTGCGGCGACGCTGCTGATGCGCAGTGCAATCGAGTACGCGCGCCAGACGAGCGCAGCCACGCTGTGGCTCGGGGTCAACCAACTTAACGTCCGGGCTCAGCGCTTTTACCAGAAAAGTGGCTTCGCCAAGGCCGGCACAAAGACGTTCACCGTCGGCGGGGAAACTGAACACGATTTCATATTCGCTTTGCCGCTGCAGATAACGCCTTAG